From Synoicihabitans lomoniglobus, the proteins below share one genomic window:
- a CDS encoding type IV pilus modification PilV family protein translates to MKTTRPTDSSPRHNSERGFALIETALGAVVMSMVFAGMMSAFVQSRRLTEGSIFQNSTVTVVQGYLEQIKNMDFASIPHYDGDTLRRGTVITDDANIYTRLDADTLDVLQISPGAPIAKSTVIPGEVPEGVVDNFKQIDINDTPETTADDLNLHVWVWITPLDDADNGVGPSRRIRMVYTWSFNNGGISQTYVDSITTIRSVVPTF, encoded by the coding sequence ATGAAAACAACCCGCCCTACAGATTCGTCGCCACGTCACAACAGCGAACGTGGGTTTGCGCTGATCGAAACGGCGTTGGGCGCCGTAGTGATGTCGATGGTTTTCGCGGGAATGATGAGTGCTTTCGTTCAATCACGGCGGCTTACGGAGGGCAGCATTTTCCAAAATTCCACGGTCACGGTGGTGCAGGGTTACCTCGAACAAATCAAGAACATGGATTTCGCCAGCATCCCGCACTACGACGGCGATACGTTGCGACGCGGCACCGTCATCACGGATGACGCCAACATCTACACGCGGCTGGACGCGGACACGCTCGACGTCCTGCAAATCTCCCCCGGTGCCCCCATCGCAAAATCCACCGTGATCCCCGGCGAAGTGCCCGAGGGAGTCGTGGATAATTTCAAGCAGATCGACATCAACGACACTCCGGAGACCACGGCCGATGACCTGAATCTTCACGTCTGGGTGTGGATCACTCCCCTTGATGATGCGGACAACGGCGTGGGCCCGAGTCGTCGCATTCGGATGGTCTACACCTGGAGCTTCAACAACGGCGGCATCAGCCAGACCTACGTGGATTCCATCACCACCATTCGTTCCGTCGTTCCCACCTTCTAA
- a CDS encoding phospholipase D-like domain-containing protein, translating to MVVLSRILAIHRPAVAVVGRCGGRIGARILWGLVILSGVSLRAQSDEPSLLAAMTTVNISSEADDPSRGNRVLNLENGYEALALRVHLIRQARRSIELQTFIWTNDEVGRLMIYELVEAARRGVKVRVIADHMVSDQNPEVGAFLATANPNLEVRHYRPVMERLKPSLWQQATSAMFGFHGINQRMHNKLMVVDGAVMLTGGRNIENTYFNHSPGMNFRDREVMAVGPVVRLAEASFEEYWAFRHVVPSAELKDVATVMQSGRFPRYETRSDYDFGGYFEEIDQAADDADQMRTLFWHQLRPVDRVEFLADDPGKGLGLFDKASRTTKALRQRVGEAQREVTVQSPYLILSGSARKLARVLRRQNPAISLRVSTNSYASTDNILAYSANYRLRSQYVEKLGLEVFEFKPHPDSLPELFPEFDAMAQRAETQGKKAAPFFCLHAKSLVVDDRVSFVGSYNMDPRSVSLNTEVGLIIEDEAFARELRAQIERDMEPGNSWVIARREYPLGLDTVNGLISGLLALGPVDPWPIQNTSSFELKPGTDPVPTNHPEFYQRYRDTGIFPGASGAVTSKEILTRIYKAVGASLTPIM from the coding sequence ATGGTTGTTTTATCCCGAATTTTGGCGATTCATCGCCCCGCCGTTGCTGTGGTCGGTCGGTGTGGCGGTCGGATCGGAGCACGGATATTATGGGGGCTGGTGATTTTGAGCGGGGTCTCGCTGCGAGCGCAGAGCGATGAGCCGTCGCTGCTGGCCGCGATGACGACGGTGAACATTTCGAGCGAGGCCGATGATCCTTCCCGGGGTAACCGGGTGTTGAATTTGGAGAATGGTTACGAAGCACTGGCGTTGCGGGTGCATTTAATCCGACAGGCGCGGCGATCGATCGAACTGCAGACGTTTATTTGGACGAACGACGAGGTCGGGCGGCTGATGATTTATGAGCTGGTCGAAGCGGCCCGGCGCGGCGTGAAGGTGAGGGTGATCGCGGATCACATGGTCTCGGACCAGAATCCGGAGGTGGGCGCTTTTCTCGCCACGGCGAATCCGAACTTGGAGGTGCGGCATTACCGTCCGGTGATGGAGCGCCTGAAGCCGTCCCTGTGGCAGCAGGCCACCTCGGCCATGTTCGGCTTTCACGGGATCAACCAACGCATGCACAACAAGCTGATGGTGGTGGATGGCGCGGTGATGCTGACGGGCGGGCGCAACATCGAAAACACGTATTTCAATCACTCACCGGGCATGAACTTTCGCGACCGCGAAGTGATGGCCGTGGGCCCGGTGGTGCGGCTCGCCGAGGCTTCGTTTGAAGAGTATTGGGCGTTTCGTCATGTGGTGCCCAGTGCGGAACTCAAAGACGTGGCAACGGTGATGCAAAGCGGCCGGTTTCCCCGCTACGAAACCCGATCCGACTACGACTTCGGCGGCTACTTTGAGGAAATCGATCAAGCCGCCGACGATGCCGACCAAATGCGAACGCTCTTTTGGCACCAGCTCCGGCCGGTCGATCGCGTGGAGTTCTTGGCCGACGATCCGGGCAAAGGGCTGGGTTTGTTCGACAAGGCGTCGCGGACGACCAAAGCGCTGCGTCAGCGGGTGGGCGAAGCGCAGCGGGAGGTTACGGTGCAATCGCCGTATTTGATACTGAGCGGATCCGCTCGAAAACTGGCTCGCGTCCTGCGACGCCAAAACCCGGCCATCTCGCTGCGGGTTTCCACCAATAGCTACGCCTCGACCGACAACATTCTGGCCTATTCAGCCAACTACCGATTGCGCAGCCAATACGTCGAGAAGCTCGGTTTGGAAGTATTCGAATTTAAACCGCACCCCGACTCGCTGCCGGAGTTGTTTCCCGAGTTCGACGCCATGGCGCAGCGGGCCGAAACGCAGGGCAAAAAGGCGGCGCCGTTTTTTTGCCTGCACGCGAAGTCGTTGGTCGTGGATGACCGGGTGTCGTTTGTCGGCTCCTATAACATGGACCCGCGTTCGGTCAGCCTGAACACGGAGGTGGGGCTGATCATCGAGGACGAAGCGTTTGCCCGCGAGCTGCGGGCGCAAATCGAACGCGACATGGAACCCGGCAACAGCTGGGTGATCGCGCGTCGGGAGTATCCCCTGGGATTGGACACGGTGAACGGCCTCATCAGCGGCTTGCTCGCGCTCGGCCCGGTCGATCCGTGGCCGATTCAGAACACGAGCAGTTTCGAGCTCAAACCGGGGACCGATCCCGTGCCGACGAATCACCCGGAATTTTACCAGCGCTACCGGGACACGGGGATATTCCCGGGTGCCAGCGGCGCGGTGACATCCAAGGAAATTCTCACCCGTATCTACAAGGCGGTGGGAGCGTCGCTTACCCCGATCATGTGA
- a CDS encoding GNAT family N-acetyltransferase, whose amino-acid sequence MIKSPSSTAVITERYRVRLAASAADLRAAQRLRFHVFNLELHEGLVDSHLTGLDCDPFDAVCAHLVVEERETNTVVGTYRLQTGASAKDHLGYYSEQEFDFSPFEGERQRILELGRACVAAEHRNQLVLGLLWRGILNYARDRGLRFLLGCSSLSSQDEAGAIVTYQGLAARFLVAERWRTLPVHACRCQRGPAEPLAVPRLMVAYLSAGSRICGEPAIDREFGTIDFLTLMDLESVSPRFARKYLA is encoded by the coding sequence ATGATCAAATCTCCTTCGTCGACGGCCGTTATCACCGAACGTTACCGGGTGCGCTTGGCCGCGTCCGCCGCCGATTTACGCGCCGCGCAACGGTTGCGATTTCACGTGTTCAACCTGGAACTCCACGAGGGTTTGGTGGATTCCCACCTGACGGGCTTGGATTGCGATCCCTTCGACGCCGTGTGCGCGCACTTGGTGGTGGAAGAACGCGAAACGAATACCGTCGTCGGCACCTATCGACTGCAAACCGGCGCGAGTGCGAAGGATCATCTCGGCTACTACAGTGAGCAGGAGTTCGATTTCTCCCCGTTCGAGGGCGAGCGCCAACGCATCCTGGAACTGGGGCGCGCCTGTGTGGCGGCGGAGCATCGCAATCAACTCGTGCTCGGACTGCTGTGGCGGGGCATCCTCAACTACGCCCGCGACCGCGGACTGCGTTTTCTCCTCGGCTGCAGTTCCCTTTCCTCCCAGGACGAGGCGGGCGCCATCGTGACCTACCAGGGATTGGCCGCCCGGTTTCTAGTCGCAGAACGGTGGCGCACCCTGCCCGTCCACGCCTGCCGGTGCCAGCGGGGACCGGCGGAGCCGCTGGCGGTGCCTCGCCTCATGGTCGCCTATCTGAGCGCGGGGTCCCGCATCTGTGGCGAGCCGGCCATCGACCGCGAGTTCGGCACCATCGACTTTTTGACGTTAATGGATCTCGAGTCCGTTTCACCTCGATTTGCGCGCAAATATCTCGCGTAA
- a CDS encoding heparinase II/III domain-containing protein yields MESPPPSSSPGLTPVSRRTFLNTGLGLGALALLPGGRAALAADHAADDATALPGVLFDHAELPRIRDTMARPEFAAYRMELQLADLDADRRFLTQDIDLLNRVSDLARVGTIALRSAFAHLIEPDPTQLEIARLAIATALKFNRWDWILEDDTHTVGVMRAPSIGVQLICAQDWLGEDLDPAVRAALRRRIAEEVGPACHRAVAGELGASPMPAWSMDPDTTGLNRLDVSQWPRILAGSNLQIIATAGLVAAACWVPEHPDADAWCELGVRSLREFSAEQPTDGSFEEGSAYWGFTYNYFIVSLEMLRRLRGIDERGIADFPAMSRYLLSTTMPTAGHPQDCISIGDCNRFGSTIPFAWIAREFRDSTSQHLLTRAGLARVEPISCWAAIWFDPSVPRTISVDIPLDRRAAPGLVFSRSGWTENDSVLCLRSGDPCNHEHADRNSLLFAAYGERLFNDPLKASYATSDPKWLLRQTEAHSAVLINGQGHIYHHGEEGTNASTARAEVLTHQVGLDWMTATSDATDAYRQAGLPVSRVTRTVVFVKPGIVVCLDAVDLTTPQSVEVRFQVYNDDGEGRVTAAGSTFAIARPRAGLLAKVGALDPVTVTAGRLALPADAGVYPFAAVHSAVSQSHRILTVATAHPTAAIPDDLNWKVVDGHWSISGTQVGKPISISVIERPGAAAPAVVV; encoded by the coding sequence ATGGAGTCCCCGCCACCATCATCTTCGCCCGGTCTCACCCCGGTTTCACGTCGCACTTTTTTGAATACCGGCCTGGGGCTGGGAGCCCTCGCCTTGCTGCCCGGTGGTCGGGCCGCCCTCGCCGCCGATCACGCGGCTGATGACGCCACCGCCCTCCCCGGAGTGTTGTTCGACCACGCCGAATTGCCGCGGATTCGCGACACCATGGCGCGACCGGAATTTGCCGCCTACCGGATGGAATTGCAGCTGGCCGATCTGGATGCCGACCGACGTTTTCTCACCCAGGACATCGATTTGCTCAACCGCGTGAGCGACTTGGCGCGGGTCGGCACGATCGCATTGCGTTCCGCGTTTGCTCATCTCATCGAGCCCGATCCCACCCAGTTGGAGATTGCGCGGCTCGCCATCGCCACCGCGCTCAAGTTCAACCGCTGGGACTGGATTCTGGAGGACGACACCCACACCGTCGGCGTCATGCGCGCGCCCAGCATCGGCGTGCAACTGATCTGCGCCCAGGACTGGCTCGGAGAGGATCTCGATCCCGCCGTCCGGGCGGCGTTGCGCCGTCGCATCGCCGAGGAAGTCGGTCCGGCCTGCCATCGCGCCGTCGCGGGGGAGCTGGGAGCCAGCCCCATGCCCGCCTGGTCGATGGACCCGGACACCACCGGGCTCAACCGCCTCGATGTGAGCCAGTGGCCGCGCATCCTCGCCGGCAGCAATCTGCAAATCATCGCGACCGCCGGACTGGTCGCCGCCGCCTGTTGGGTGCCCGAACATCCCGACGCCGACGCGTGGTGCGAGCTCGGCGTGCGCAGCCTGCGCGAATTCAGCGCGGAGCAGCCGACGGACGGTTCGTTTGAGGAGGGTTCAGCGTATTGGGGCTTCACCTACAATTACTTCATCGTCTCGTTGGAAATGCTCCGGCGACTGCGCGGGATCGATGAACGCGGCATCGCTGATTTTCCGGCGATGTCCCGCTACCTCCTCAGCACGACCATGCCGACCGCCGGGCATCCGCAGGACTGCATCAGTATCGGCGACTGCAACCGTTTCGGTTCGACCATCCCCTTCGCCTGGATCGCCCGCGAGTTTCGCGACTCCACCTCGCAACACCTGCTCACTCGCGCGGGATTGGCGCGCGTGGAGCCCATTTCCTGCTGGGCGGCAATCTGGTTCGATCCGAGTGTGCCGCGCACCATCTCCGTCGACATTCCCCTGGACCGGCGCGCGGCTCCCGGTCTCGTGTTTTCACGCTCCGGGTGGACTGAGAACGACAGTGTGCTCTGCCTGCGCAGTGGCGACCCGTGCAATCACGAACACGCCGATCGCAACAGCCTGCTCTTCGCCGCCTATGGCGAACGCTTGTTCAACGATCCCCTCAAGGCATCCTACGCCACCTCCGATCCGAAGTGGTTGCTGCGCCAGACCGAAGCGCATTCGGCGGTGCTGATCAACGGCCAGGGCCACATCTACCACCACGGCGAAGAAGGCACCAACGCGTCGACCGCTCGCGCCGAGGTGCTCACTCACCAAGTCGGGCTCGACTGGATGACCGCCACCAGTGATGCCACCGACGCCTATCGTCAGGCCGGTCTACCCGTCTCCCGCGTGACCCGCACGGTGGTTTTCGTGAAACCGGGCATCGTGGTTTGTCTCGATGCTGTGGACCTCACCACGCCTCAATCCGTGGAAGTTCGTTTTCAAGTCTACAACGACGATGGCGAGGGTCGCGTGACGGCCGCCGGTAGCACGTTTGCCATCGCCCGTCCCCGCGCCGGTTTGTTGGCCAAGGTCGGAGCCCTCGACCCGGTGACGGTCACCGCCGGCCGACTCGCACTGCCCGCCGACGCGGGCGTGTATCCCTTCGCCGCCGTGCATTCGGCGGTGAGCCAGTCCCATCGCATCCTCACCGTCGCGACGGCCCATCCAACCGCCGCCATCCCGGATGATTTAAACTGGAAGGTGGTCGACGGTCACTGGTCAATCTCCGGCACGCAGGTCGGCAAACCCATTTCGATCAGCGTGATCGAACGTCCCGGCGCGGCGGCCCCGGCGGTTGTCGTCTAA
- a CDS encoding multicopper oxidase family protein, whose amino-acid sequence MILVAATVVGAKTPLFVPPTLTGPVYDLTMQNGTMEFTPGVVTPTAGYNGDFLGPTLIMHKGDDVVMNVTNELGEITTNHWHGMHVSPEDDGGPHTTIAPGATWSPAFTVLDDAATMWYHPHLHHLTNKHVTKGLSGMILVRDEVEAAAGLPQTYGVDEFPIFLQDRNINFDGQFIVDELGSTMLVNGAVDPYLEVPAQMVRLRVLNASSARGYNVGLSNGAPLHLVGTDGGLRETPLAGSRFLVTPGERIDVVIDLRDAQGTTLNLVAFNSELEGIDIAGSANGPGGGNPLNGLDLPLVELRVVASTAGAVTSLPDSINVLARPIAAQATRTRTIRMTGAPPSPFLLDDTPFDHGVVNQTVHLNAVEIWEIRNDTSYAHPFHIHDVQFFVLDIDGEPPPPELTGKKDTILVRRRSTVRFIAVFDDHANDDVPYMYHCHILTHEDDGMMGQFVVTGAKDAPVNFTGPARVVNLSTRAEIGGAAGSPVAGFVIEGEGTKKMVIRAVGPELREFGLTTALDDPDLALFRAGAILARQDDWSALYADAFKSLGAFALSPASADAVLVQTLGAGVYTTPVGDGGGSGVMLLEVYDTNGASTGPELTNASTLAFAGTGDATLNAGVVVAGEGTVKLLIRAVGPTLTSRFSVAGAMADSQVSLVQAGEALASNDNWSEAANAADVVAAADAVGAFPLELGSADAAMLIELSAGAYTVVTSGQSGAVGTVLMEIYRVP is encoded by the coding sequence GGTTTACGATCTCACGATGCAGAACGGCACCATGGAATTCACCCCGGGCGTGGTGACGCCCACCGCCGGTTACAACGGCGACTTTCTCGGGCCGACACTCATCATGCACAAAGGCGACGATGTGGTGATGAATGTCACCAACGAACTCGGCGAGATCACGACCAACCACTGGCATGGCATGCACGTGTCGCCGGAAGATGACGGGGGACCGCACACCACGATTGCGCCCGGGGCAACGTGGTCTCCGGCCTTCACTGTTTTGGATGATGCTGCGACGATGTGGTATCACCCGCATCTGCATCATTTGACGAACAAGCATGTCACCAAGGGGTTGTCGGGCATGATTCTGGTGCGTGACGAAGTGGAGGCTGCCGCCGGACTCCCGCAGACCTACGGCGTCGATGAGTTTCCGATCTTCCTGCAGGACCGAAACATCAATTTTGACGGCCAGTTCATCGTCGACGAACTCGGTTCCACCATGCTCGTCAACGGGGCGGTCGATCCGTATCTGGAAGTCCCGGCGCAGATGGTGCGACTGCGCGTGCTCAATGCGTCATCAGCGCGTGGATACAATGTAGGCTTGTCCAACGGTGCACCGTTGCATCTCGTCGGCACCGACGGCGGCTTGCGCGAGACCCCACTGGCGGGCAGCCGTTTCCTCGTCACGCCGGGCGAGCGCATTGATGTGGTGATCGATCTGCGCGACGCTCAAGGCACGACGCTGAATCTGGTGGCCTTTAATTCCGAGCTCGAGGGCATCGACATTGCGGGTTCGGCCAATGGCCCCGGCGGCGGCAATCCGCTCAACGGATTGGATCTGCCGTTGGTGGAACTGCGCGTGGTGGCGTCGACGGCGGGAGCCGTAACGAGTCTGCCGGACTCCATCAACGTGCTCGCCCGCCCCATTGCCGCGCAGGCGACGCGGACCCGCACGATCCGCATGACGGGCGCGCCGCCTTCACCGTTTTTATTGGATGACACGCCATTCGATCACGGGGTGGTCAATCAGACCGTCCATCTCAATGCCGTCGAGATTTGGGAGATTCGCAACGACACGAGTTACGCGCATCCCTTTCACATTCACGATGTGCAGTTCTTCGTGCTCGATATCGATGGTGAACCGCCGCCGCCGGAACTCACCGGCAAGAAGGATACGATCCTCGTGCGACGGCGATCGACCGTGCGCTTCATCGCGGTGTTCGATGATCATGCCAACGACGACGTGCCCTACATGTATCACTGCCACATTCTCACGCACGAGGACGACGGCATGATGGGGCAGTTTGTCGTGACGGGTGCGAAGGATGCGCCCGTCAACTTCACTGGTCCGGCACGCGTGGTGAATTTGTCCACGCGGGCGGAAATCGGCGGGGCAGCGGGATCACCCGTGGCGGGATTTGTCATCGAAGGCGAGGGCACGAAGAAGATGGTGATTCGCGCGGTGGGTCCCGAACTCCGGGAGTTTGGCCTTACCACGGCGCTCGACGATCCGGATCTGGCGCTGTTTCGAGCCGGAGCAATTCTCGCGCGGCAGGACGACTGGTCCGCGCTTTATGCCGATGCGTTCAAATCGCTGGGCGCGTTTGCGCTCTCGCCGGCGAGTGCCGATGCCGTGTTGGTGCAGACCTTGGGTGCGGGCGTTTACACGACGCCCGTGGGAGACGGTGGCGGCAGTGGGGTGATGTTGCTCGAAGTCTACGATACCAACGGTGCCAGCACGGGACCCGAACTCACCAACGCGAGCACGTTGGCGTTTGCCGGCACGGGCGATGCCACGCTCAACGCCGGCGTCGTGGTCGCGGGTGAGGGCACGGTGAAACTGTTGATTCGCGCGGTGGGCCCGACCTTGACGAGTCGGTTTTCGGTGGCAGGCGCAATGGCCGACTCTCAGGTGAGTCTCGTGCAAGCGGGCGAGGCGTTGGCGAGTAATGACAACTGGAGCGAGGCCGCCAACGCGGCCGATGTGGTCGCGGCCGCCGATGCCGTGGGAGCCTTTCCGCTGGAGCTCGGCAGTGCGGATGCCGCGATGTTGATCGAGTTGTCGGCCGGAGCTTACACCGTCGTGACATCCGGACAAAGTGGTGCCGTAGGCACGGTATTGATGGAGATTTACCGCGTCCCCTGA
- a CDS encoding PilW family protein: protein MKSHPSRRKTSAQRGFSLVEIMISTSLVSALLTGVTSFLFQSLNIYQYDSGKLLVNRDIRSFTSEMTESASYANYFLVFPTFADRTLSVDVGDSVVGYASTIIDASLTEGQSGDFLLLVYTDPQHSSSITGLIGYYRSPSNAEDPNSEGPVRRFEVTFPGGTSGDIWDLLPQVDTALDHPEVVELSQGLADGKLFYNYLNRSIMVKGKIFHEGNLMRRATNTYNFTVSPRG, encoded by the coding sequence ATGAAATCGCACCCTTCCCGGCGTAAAACCTCGGCCCAACGCGGCTTCTCTCTGGTCGAAATCATGATCTCGACCTCGCTCGTGTCGGCCTTGCTCACCGGGGTCACAAGTTTCCTGTTCCAGAGCCTCAACATCTATCAATACGACTCCGGGAAACTGCTCGTGAACCGCGACATCCGCTCCTTCACCAGCGAGATGACGGAAAGTGCGTCGTATGCAAATTACTTCCTGGTGTTCCCCACCTTCGCTGATCGCACCCTGTCGGTCGATGTGGGCGATTCGGTGGTCGGTTATGCCAGCACCATCATCGATGCTTCGCTGACCGAGGGCCAGTCCGGCGACTTTCTACTGTTGGTTTACACGGATCCCCAGCACTCCAGCAGCATCACCGGATTGATCGGCTACTATCGCTCGCCGTCGAACGCCGAGGACCCGAACAGCGAAGGCCCCGTGCGTCGGTTCGAAGTCACGTTTCCCGGTGGCACCAGCGGCGACATCTGGGACCTGCTGCCCCAGGTGGACACCGCCCTCGACCACCCGGAGGTGGTGGAGCTCTCCCAGGGTCTGGCCGACGGAAAATTGTTCTACAACTACCTCAATCGCAGCATCATGGTGAAGGGAAAGATTTTCCACGAGGGCAACCTCATGCGTCGCGCCACCAACACCTACAATTTCACGGTGTCGCCCCGGGGCTGA